The Coregonus clupeaformis isolate EN_2021a chromosome 37, ASM2061545v1, whole genome shotgun sequence sequence gacgcttttcccgtggttcattttcatgctagccaggtaggctatactcctgttgtaaagagaagcagtgtgcttaatattaggaaagttgagaaataaatatagcaggcctagcctatagacagctgatgggatcctcctctttttaatagaggccatcactctgttttctcactcaattgcatagcctatagaaatgttgtgcaacatgagctcatgggctctcattaagtgtttgattagattttgtatcacatttgcattgatgtcagagtgattggagggacaatagagtgctgagtaccaggcagttagcaagtttggtaggctactaatgaccatcagcagcatcagagcttggagaagcctaattaccgtgactaaacggtcacgtggaatttgaatgccttcatgactcgtgacaaccggtgtggcggtaaaacggtcaccgtaacagccctaggtgTGACTTCTAGGAAAGTTCTGGCGATCTATCACTCAACTCAttaacaacaaacacacacacacacacagagactgagagagcgagaagagagagtATACAGGTATTCAAGAAAGCAAGAGAGCAAATGACTGCACGAGTGGACAGAGAACTCTGGCGCATGAAACCCTCTAATTTTCCAGGGTGGGAAGCCTTCCTTAGAGAGAAGTAATCATAGAAGGTGTACCGCTGCTGCAgaacaggagtgtgtgtgtgtacatgtgtggaTGAGAAATCTAACCTAACCACAACCCATGGACAGACAGAGCTCTGTGCCTCGGCCAACAGTGAGATGAAAGAGACAAACTAAATCCcattggaccagagctagttatATCCTTATGTAGGCTATTGTAAACAccttggaccagagctagttatATCCTTATGTAGGCTATTGTAAACAccttggaccagagctagttatatccttatgtaggctatagctgtgCCTCTAGCCCTGGAGTGGAATTTGGAATAAATAATGTCTATTCATTGTGATGGGTTGTAGATCGATAGAAACATGGTTTTGTCTCCCGTTCACTTGTTTCAGTCAATCACTTTAAGTTGGCATCCAAGCTTAGGTATTAGGCCTAACCTACAAGTCAATAGCTCTATATGGAGTATCTGGCTCCCTGTTGGTTTGTTGGTCCATAGGTCCAGCCACTGTTACACACGTGTAGTATTTCCCCATCTCCCTATAACGTATCTATAAGATTAGTAATAGCATAGTCTAGTGCAACAATAACACAACAGCTCTATTCCACTACCAGGAAATAGACTTTGACCCGTGAGTTCCATTttgaataggctacatgtcaaAGCTGTGAGTTCCATTttgaataggctacatgtcaaAGCTGTGAGTTCTATTttgaataggctacatgtcaaAGCTGTGAGTTCTATTttgaataggctacatgtcaaAGCTGTGACTTGTTCTGTGGTTTTGGGACATCTGAAACGGTCATTTCTAATAAGCTATCATGAGGCAGTGGTTCCTATATGGTGTGAGTGACTGAGGGGGAAAAACCAAAATGAGTGAGTATATGGCAGGCTGGGGCTACCAAACTGCTGCCATGATTGGACAACAACGGTAATGTCTAGCCCAACTAGAGGCTGGGGCTACCAAACTGCTGCCATGATTGGACAACAACGGCAATGTGTAACCCAACTACTGTATGCTCTAATAACATAGGCTTCTACAGTTATATTACTTTAAAGATGTCAGAGGAgaaatgtgtaagtcgctctggataagagcgtctgctaaatgacgtaaatgtaatgtaaatgagaaAGAACAGCTAGCTCTGCTATGGAGGATCTAGTGGGGGTACCTATTCTCACCCTGTCAGCGTGCAAGTTTGGAATTCAACACTACAGTAAGAAGTGGGAGCTAATTTGTTAGGCATAGCCTGAGATCAAACGGTAATAAGGTCCCTTTCAAGTGATGAATAGCAAGATTCAACCAATTAGCCACGCCTATTCATTGTTATTGAATTACATTGAATTACTTTGGGTAAAAACATATACAACAATATGTACATTGTATTCCCAGAGGATAGCACTTAAAAGTATTCATTAAAACACTAGTTGGTACTTTAGACAGTGTCTCCAGACAATGTGCAAGTAGAAACTGTAAAAATTATTTTCGATACATTCATTCTGGTATTCATTCTTCATCATTGTAGTAGGCTGCATCCACACAATCGCTTACCTTCAAAATAAAGTGCCATATTCCGAAATGTTAAAAATGTTCAATAATAAGAAGTCACCTATGGAGGTAAAATGTTCTGTACAAATCCAATATTGGTAGGTCCACTAGGTAGCCTATCAAGTCATCAAGGTTATAAAACTAGAACTATATTGAAACGAAATTGTTCAAATAGTCCCATAAAATCTAAGACATATTCCAGAAAAAAAATAGTATTTTGTTTTGTATAACCCCAAATGGTCATTCAGCCATTCATCTATATGGCCACCCCAGTGCAAAATGGACTGCTGAAGCCATAACTTGCTAGAGCTCTCCTCTCTCACGAATGAAATCCTTTTCGCAACTCCTCCACCGCCCGCACTTTCCAAAGCGTGGCAACGCGACCTTTATTCGATCAATCGTTTATCACACGTGACTTGAGCCAAACGAAAGGCCCGAGGCCCGACCATAGCCTAACTATTGGTATTTATATAGGCTATATTTCACAGATACAATTAGCCTATGCATTGTATGGGGTTTCGGGTCTGCCCCTTTCCCAGGCAAATAAACCACGTCACATTTCCTCCCAGGCTGGCTCTGGATAttttggtgctttcaagacaacttggaactcaaaataaaaaataaaaaaaagccaaatcatgacgtcagtgatcttcaggtgcGAAAGTCGGACCTCTAGAAAGATGCCCTAGTTttcgacttggaattccgagttaaATTACCGTTtttttttcgagttcccagttgtcttgaacgcactgaagtcggagatttcccaaATTCCCAGtggttttgaacgcggcatttgCTTCTACGAATCTACTCCCCCTCTTGCTTTAGACTCGCCCCCATGATTTCTTCCATATATTCAGATAGCCTAGCGTAGGCAATTAGATAGATACAGTAAATCAGTAACATATTAATAAAAGCCAGCATAGACCCGACCCATAAACCTTAAAATAAATGTAGCCTAGTGGTGTATCGAATCGACTTGTTAGTTACATTCCCGAATGTTAGAACGGTGGATGCGGAAATGATGAGGCCAGGTTGTTACACTGTGTTGTTGCATAGCCTACACATCAACAACGAAAGATACATGATTTAGAAAAGAACATTGCAACATTATTGCTAAACAAAATGACCAGATCAACTGGCTACTGTTTCTATTCATTTTCCAATTCATTCAGAATATCCTATGACAATTTAGATCGCCTACCCAATAATAGGCCTACAAATTCACTGAAGATCAAACCACTCGTAGTGCTATTGGGCTACTCATGTAACTTCTCTTTTACGACGACAGTTATGATTATTGGCACCCAGCAAGGTATTGGACAATTTAATTTAGCTAATAAATGCATTTCCTTACTGTTTGGCTTGTGGGATGTTGGCGGCAGGAAAATCGTGCGATGGGCTAGTCCAAGTACGGACACGACCGGGGAAATTAGCAAAACTAATGTCCCTTTGCGAGTTTATTTACATTAAAATGACATACAACACATTGTATTGAATATTGGGCAGGTGTTTTAGTAATTAGTTCACACAAAAACACTATATTAGATTAATCTTATCAAAACGATACGTAGAAATGTCATTCTAAAACAAGGACCAATGAAAAGCTTGTATCCGAATGCTGTGGCCAATGAAAATGCAGCTTTTCACGAGGTTCCTGAACACCAGAGCCACGGCATTGATGCCACGTCAATCAACACCTTCATACATTTAATGATTTAATagctagaccagggatgggcaacttcaGTCCTCAGGGCCTGATTAGTCCCAATTTTTCCCCAGCTCCAGCTAaaacacctgactccaataatcaactaatgaTCATCTTCAGTTTAGAACGCAAATAGTTATCAGCTgagtttgctagggatggggggaAAAGTGTAACACCACTCCAGCCAGGACTGGAGGTTCCCCTGCCCGAGCTAGACCTACAGGTATATGGGTTAGAACCAAACTATTAACATGGAACAGATGTAAAAATAGAAGTTACAGAATGCTTACTAACATGTCACTAATAAAAGTGATTTTAAATAATATTCTTCTGATTATTGAATTGCATTATAAATCCTTAACAGCTAAATGGAAGGACCAAGTTAGTTTACAGAAAGCAATGCAAGGCAGGCAAAATCTGATGTAGGACATTCTGGGTGTAGGCTATATAACTTTAAAAAATGTTGAATGACACTCCCTCGGACTAATCTTAAAATATTtgtttgactaaatactttattaTAGATGCTGCACTGTTTGAAAGAACTTGAGAGCTAGCACTTCATTATATTGTGGATAGCTACACTACACTGTTCATAGGACTAATAAACCTCGATTATGCAGAAATTGTGAAATTTACTGAACACACGGAGAGAGAAAATTATCAGTTGAGGATAAATGTTTTATTGTTTCATCAGGAGTGAGAGTCCAGGCAGATTCTCAGATTATTCAGAGGTTTGAAACAATTGACGTCATACATTTTACTGTCCTGGGATTTCCAGATTAGAATGTGCTGCACCCTAGCGGCAGGACTATGCCATAACAACCACATGCTTCTGTAATAAATAGTAGGATTACATTCAGATAAATAGTAGAATATCATCATTTAAAATGGGAAAATGTCAAATAGTTAATGTTTTACGAAGTTAGTGATGATTATTTAACCAATACTTATTTCACAACCAAAAAATATTAAGTTAAATCTAGAAACAAAATAAGGACTATACATCATTTACTGGTTTTATTGTTCTCGACTGAGCAACAATTAACCATTTAACAATGAACGTCATAGTAACTACTAGTGCATCAACTACCCATAACAATCCTCCATTCCATGGTAAGCATGGTAACCATCCAAACAGGGATAACCTGTTCCGATGTGTGTAACATTAAACCattttagacacacacacagagctgcaACAGGGACTGTATAATGCCATGTTCATGTGCTATCAGAATTACCAGAAACTCAAAAAAATCAGGTCTAAAGAACTGCTGTAAAGCGTATAAAGTTAAACCGTTCATACGGAACTTCCAAGTTGGATATTCCAGTCTCCTAAGTTCCGAGTAGCACGTGAATGCGGCATCACAGACGTGAGTCTGGAGGTGTGGGTTGTGTGTCCAAGTGCTGTTGCCGGGTTGGTTGCCGTGGCTGGGAGTGTAGTCAAGCGCTGAGGAAGGTGACGgcggtgtctctctcctccaccagcTCAACTGCCGTGGCGTCCATCTTGCCTCGGGAGAAGTCGTTGATGGCCAGCCCGTCCACAATCTTCCACTGCTTGTCCTGAGGAAACGAAGACAGGAGAAAAATAATATTGAATAGGCCAAAGTGATCAACTTCCCACTGCAACAGATCCAGTTTGTCGTAGACTAGAGCATCAGTTTATAGAAGCAGATATTTATCTGGTTTAGTGGTGAAGAGAGCTGACCTTTGAgaaattctgatcttttgcccaattattggtctTTCGACCAATAAGATAAGATCTTCCGCCAATAATTGGTCAAAAGagcagaattgggctgcctgtgtacaTGCAGTCTTAGTATGGAGGAGTGTAGAGAGCAGAGTGTCTGAGATTGTCTCACCTTGATGTGAACAGGGAATGAGTAGATGAGGTCTTCGGAGACTCCATAGGAGTTACCGCTGGAGTAGACACCCATGGAGACAAACTCTCCCTGCAAACAAGAGGACAGCGGTTAGGGCTGTGTTCAGGAACCATTAACACAAAGACAGGCTGCTCCACGCTGCATTCAGGAACCATTAACACAAAGACAGGCTGCTCCACGCTGCATTCAGGAACCATTAACACAAAGACAGGCTGCTCCACGCTGCATTCAGGAACCATTAACACAAAGACAGGCTGCGTTCAGAAACCATTAACACAAAGACAGGCTGCGTTCAGAAACCATTAACACAAAGACAGGCTGCGTTCAGAAACCATTAACAAAGACAGGCTGTTCCACGCTGCGTTCAGAAACCATTAACACAAAGACAGGCTGCGTTCAGAAACCATTAACACAAAGACAGGCTGCGTTCAGAAACCATTAACGCAAAGACAGGCTGCGTTCAGAAACCATTAACACAAAGACAGGCTGCATTCAGAAACCATTAACAAAGACAGGCTGTTCCACGCTGCGTTCAGAAACCATTAACCCAAAGACAGGCTGCATTCAGGAACCATGAACCCAAAGACAGGCTGCATTTAGGAACCATTAACCCAAAGACAGGCTGCTCCACGCTGCATTCAGGAACCATTAACCCAAAGACAGGCTGCTCCACGCAGCGTTCAGGAACCATTAACCCAAAGACAGGCTGCTCCACGCTGCGTTCAGAAACCATTAACACAAAGACAGGCTGCAACACGATTCTCCACCCTCTTCCCAAAGTGTGCAACTGCAGACATCTCATGGATTTaacaatggtggaaactccctatAGCCAATTATAACACAATTCCATTGCTTTTTAATCCATGACTGTCTGGaagtgtgcaagtgcacactgggagaagggtggagaattaGGACGCAGTCATACATACTGTAAATAGCAGAGTGCCATATAGATTATGAGTCAATTAAAACAAATATTGATGAAGACCTGGGAAGGGTAAACTAATCCTAAATCTGTATCTAAGGCCACAGAATTGTCCCATCCCGTAAGGACCCCTCTTAGCTGACCTCAGGAGTGCCTGACCAGATGTCCCTCATGTGGTCACAGATAGCCTTGGCTGCAGACATGGCACTGGACAGCTTCCTGGCTGCGATAACCGCAGCACCTCTCTGCTGCACTGTctgaggggggaagaggagagggagagtagaggaagagagatgccTTAGAAAATGCCTCATCCCCACTCCAGTAGTCTCCCTTCAaaacacaacagctgtctcaatTCATTTTTCCAGGATTCCAATCTCCTTATCAAAACACATGGAGAAGGTCAGAGGTTCCTTTCCCTTGGACCGTCTCCAATGCGTTTTGAGAAAGACGAGGAGATTAAATCAGAGGCATCTGTTTAAGACAAACTGACAGAGACCAACgcggaggggggtggggggagctAAAGTTAAAATCACACAGCCAGATGAAAATGAGTTTTACAGTAGAGTAAACTCACAGAGATGAAGGACCCTTTGAGCCAGTCGTCGTCTTTCACAGCATCGAAGCAGGCCAGGTCGCTGCCCGCCATGTTGACCTTGGAGTAGTAAAATAACTATTATTACATGTTGTTAAGTAATATTATACATGATATACTATTCACTACTGCCTTGCAGTGGTGTCATTTTTTTAGAAGAGTGATGATATGACATGTTAACAACAATCAATGGTCTATGATCAACGGTATAACTGGTGTGTCCATCTTCTCTCTTCCTCAGATTACTGAGCCATCTTTTTAAAAAATGAACGCAGACCTCTAGTTGAAGTATTTCACTATCCTGACAACCGTTATGttgcctttttatttattttattgtgcCATTTCCGGTTTTGAAAATGTGTAAAAGATGACTGTGTGCACTTTGGTTTTAAAAATGTTTCAGAGCACATGAAAGTGAAGCAATGCCAGAAGTTGagtgaaagtcgctctggataagagcgtctgctaaatgactaaaatgtaaaatgtataatactactttatatattatttattattacataACATTGTGACAAATTATATATTACCTTGCAGTGGTGGACGTCAGGGTACTGGGTGGACGAGTGGTTGCCCCAGATGATCACGTTCTTCACTTGGGTGGCTGGCACGCCGCAGCGCATCGCAAcctggggtagagagaggagagagcttcGTAAGGATGACATTACCATCTATTAAGATAATCCACACCCACTTTATCTGTCCCTAATGAAACTCAAAACACCCACTACAGGTAAAGTACAGACAGACTCCGTCATCATGAGGGATTGGACTAACAATATTAATTCATGGGTTCAATCAAAAAGGTACAAAACAACCACTCTTCTCCACACATAGGTACCTGAGAGCGGGCCCGGTTGTGGTCCAGACGGGTAAGGCAGGAGAAGTTCTCTTTGGGGATGGAGGGGGCGGACTTGGCTGCGATCAGACAGTTTGTGTTGGCTGGGTTACCTACCACCAGGACCTGACCGAGACAAGGAGAGGCAAtgttaaaaacacacacaaacgatATCAATTAAGATGACAAGTTTAGAGTCAGCTTCCAGGCTGCCTCATGTTCATTCTGAAACAGCAGTGATGACGAGACTTCATTCTCTAGAGTCTAACACGTTGGGGGCGAGGGGGTTATAAGCTGTGCTATAgatttgttttaagatggtcataccatggatcatttagctaatcgatttagaattttaggtatacaaaatatatatatatattgatacattttgtattgtcttTACTACCAAATCGCATTGAATAACATTCAtaaatgaaaaagaaaaaaaaagactgTCAAAattaatcataaggaataagggtTTGAAGTGtgtcatgtacagtaccagtcaaacgttggcacctactcattcaaaggtttctttatttttactattttctacattgtagaataatagtgaagacatcaaaactatgaaaaccaaacctcaaccagcttcatgatgtagtcacctggaatgcattaaattaacaggtgtgccttgttaaaagttaatttgtggaattgctttccttcttaatgagtttgagccaatcagttgtgttgtgacaaggaagggtggtattcagaagatagccctatttggtaaaagaccaactccatattatggcaagaacagctcaaataagcaaagagaaatgacagtccatcataagacaagaaggtcagtcaatacggaaaattaagaactttgaaagtttcttcaagtgcagtcacaaaaaccatcaagtgctatgatgaaactggctctcatgaggaccgccacaggaaaggaagacccagagttacctctgctgcagagtgtAAGTTCATTAGAGTCAACTGCagctcagattgcagcccaaataaatgcttcacagagttcaagtaacagacacatctcaacatcaactgttcagaggagactgcgtgaatcaggccttcatggtcgaattgctgcaaagaaaccactactaaaggacaccaataagaagagacttgcttgggccaagaaacacgagcactggacattagaccagtggaaatcggtcctttggtctgatgagtccaaatgtgagatttttggttccaaccgcagtgtttttgtgagacgcagagtaggtgaatggatgatctccacatgtgtggttccccctgtgaagcatggaggaggtggtgtgatggtggatttgtttaacacttttttggttactacatgattccatgtgttatttcatagttttgaggtcttcactattattctacaatgtagaatatagtaaaaaataaaaaccctttaatgagcaACGGtttccaaccttttgactggtactgtatgtatgtatgtatgtatgtatgtatgcatgtatgtatgtatgcatgtatgccttcgtgagaagaccgattatcgggatgtctcatggtctgacaaacaccactgtagctcagccaccttccaccgcagatgcggaagacTGCCACAGGAGGATGCGGTGGCTTGAGATGCAGACCATGCAAAAAAACATCTCTTAACAGCAGAGTGATGGGGACGTTGAAGTAAGGCAATTTGAGACTAAGAGGGCATATACATTGTACATATTGTTGTGAATGTAACAAATAGGTCATAGTTTGCACCTTTATTTTAACTTAAAATGTTTGTCTATTTAGAAATGCAATATATCATTTTATTTCAGTATCTATGACCACCATgtagtttaaaaaaaaagaaaaatgacTTCAACATTTGTAACTTGGGCCTTGTGTGAGTAATGGAAAATTCCAAAGCCTTGCTGCCTGATGTTCCATCACGGCAGCGTCCACCTTGCTGCCCGACTATCACGGCAGCCTGAAGACAAGTCAAGTTTttgtattttagtcatttagcagacgctcttatccagagcgacttacagatagtgagtgcattcattatttttttttaaatatatttgttttcatactggccccccgtgggaaacgaacccacaaccctggcgttgcaaacgccatgctctaccaactgagctacatccctgccggccattccctcccctacccgacgctgggccaattgtgcgccgtcgcatTTGTAACAAGGTCTTTGTAACAAGGTCACTTAAGGAAGAATGCAGTCGGGAGAAATGACaagtgcaagcacacacacatgcacgctgtcacgctctctaacacacacacgcgcgtCAGTCTGACAGTCCCCAACACCTGTTGCTAGATCAGTATCTGAGGCCAAGAGCCCTCCTCACAACACACCCACAGCTCTACTGGCACTAGTCGGGACATTCCAGTCCTTGGCGGAGTTCCTATTGTCTTGAAGTGTGCCCTCGTTCACGCCCCATCATGCATTTAAAAGCATTGGTATTGGTGTAAGCatggctggagggagtttccaccatcgagaccctattaaattactaatattataattcctaattctatagGTTTCCACCATATTCCGAACACCAGTCCATTTCTTTtgtaaatccatgaagggaagtatACAAGTGCACACTTGGGGAGCAGTAGAGAATCAGAATGTCTCCCTGCGATGGAACCAAGCCAGGGTGGATACAATGTGAGGCTTCTAGACCGAAGCAGACCAACTCCTGGGATGGAAACAAGCCAGGGTGGATGCAATGTGAGGATTCTAGACCGAAGCAGACCAACTCCTGGGATGGAACCAAGCCAGGGTGGATACAATGTGAGGATTATAGACCGAAGCAGACCAACTCCTGGGATGGAACCAAGCCAGGGTGGATACAATGTGAGGCTTCTAGACCGAAGCAGACCAACTCCTGGGATGGAACCAAGCCAGGGTGGATACAATGTGAGGATTATAGACCGAAGCAGACCGGAGGGGTGGGATATAGTGTTAAGACATGTGGGCAGCTAGATTTTAAAATCAAAACACACATgcttgcaaacacacacactctcacacacaacgGCATTCCAGGCCAGTCTTTCCATAAGGCATAAGCGCCCAACACGTGGTGAAGTGTGAATTTCAACAGGTCTGAGGTGCAGCGTCTCATGAGTCCTCTCTAAGTCTAAGGACACATGGCTTACACTATATCACAAACGGATGGTACCTGCTAGTATTGACAGACTGCGAGTCTGCGTAGACATTTCGGGACGCTGACAGTTACACAGACGACAAACCCTGTATCATCTCACCTTGACAGTCTTCTTGGCGTACTTCTCCAGTGCGGCCCCCTGGCTCTTGAAGATGGCCACGTTAGCCTTGAGCAGATCCTTCCTCTCCATACCCTCTCTCCTGGGCATGGAGCCCACCAGGATGGCAGCGTCCAGGTCCTTGAAGGCAACGTCCTCCTTGTCCGTGGGGATGACCTCTGAAAACAGATGGAATAAACAAGGGCTTGTTCATTCggtaccaaatggaagaaaaacggTCAGAAACAAGCGTGAAAGGGGAGGGACTATCTGGACATGTGTCCTTTAAGACACTTGTAGTTTTTTTTCCCTTGTCTGTGGGAATGACCTCTGTAGACTAATAAAATACAacagaccagggttggttggttCAATGGGCACCACATGGAAGACAacagaccagggttggttggttCAATGGGCACCACATGGAAGACAacagaccagggttggttggttCAATGGGCACCACATGGAAGACAacagaccagggttggttggttCAATGGGCACCACATGGAAGACAacagaccagggttggttggttCAATGGGCACCACATGGAAGACAacagaccagggttggttggttCAATGGGCACCACATGGAAGACAacagaccagggttggttggttCAATGGGCACCACATGGAAGACAacagaccagggttggttggttCAATGGGCACCACATGGAAGACAacagaccagggttggttggttCAATGGGCACCACATGGAAGACAacagaccagggttggttggttCAATGGGCACCACATGGAAGACAACAGACTGAAACGGGGAGGGAAAATCTGGATAACAAAAGACTACTTTTCATTTTTGGTGCACAACATTGTGAAAGGTTTTACTATGGTGTTGTCTAATTAACATGATCCAGGACAGCAGCAAATCGCTTTTTTAAGGAGTGCTTTATTAGGCTAAATCCTTCAGGCGTGACAATGAAAGTAGCCTCTTTGAAGAAACAGAGGCTTGCATGCGTTTGCCCATGGCGTTCTGCTGTACATTGTCTCAGTGTGGTTTTCCCTGTGTTAATTCCCATCTTGTCCCAACACACCTTACATTCTCATCAGCTCAGTCACTCACAGTTGTTGCTTTTATGTCAGCTTTACCACAGCCTATATTGATTACTGTGTTATGCTACTGTTGTCTGTGGGACAGACTGACTGTTGCCAGTTAACAGCTTTAAAAGGGATTTCTGCGAGATTCTGGCGATTCTGCAAATCCCACCGATCTGGCAAACGCACTACAAGTATTTTAACGGTTTTAAATAGtgcttgaacccaggtctggtttgGACACGGGTCATATCACTATAGACACCCTCCTCCCCACATTGAACATTGTCTTTGCAGCACTGAGCGTTAATACTGGGGCCTCACAGCAGAGGTGAGAACAAAGCAAGGACACCACCGTTGACAACAGAAAAATACCAGGTCACAATGGAGATTGGAGATACTACTGGTGCCTCACAACTAAAGCCAT is a genomic window containing:
- the mdh1ab gene encoding malate dehydrogenase 1Ab, NAD (soluble), whose translation is MSAEPVRVLVTGAAGQIAYSLLFGIAKGDVFGKDQPISLILLDISPMLPVLDGVVMELQDCALPLLREVIPTDKEDVAFKDLDAAILVGSMPRREGMERKDLLKANVAIFKSQGAALEKYAKKTVKVLVVGNPANTNCLIAAKSAPSIPKENFSCLTRLDHNRARSQVAMRCGVPATQVKNVIIWGNHSSTQYPDVHHCKVNMAGSDLACFDAVKDDDWLKGSFISTVQQRGAAVIAARKLSSAMSAAKAICDHMRDIWSGTPEGEFVSMGVYSSGNSYGVSEDLIYSFPVHIKDKQWKIVDGLAINDFSRGKMDATAVELVEERDTAVTFLSA